The following proteins are co-located in the Tardibacter chloracetimidivorans genome:
- a CDS encoding energy transducer TonB, with translation MHAAYRRTSETHRLPFGAGADAVLRPVQRVSADTSAAARNVYGQDRRTNWPTMAVLGVVHAAMLAALVVFDVVPIMQPQKPVVMELIEVPQMVAPPPAAVEEPTPPDPVKPPLVNPDPVVQPPAPSPSPMLAVIRPPKTEAVAAALAKAAEGPPAPITPPDFNADYLNNPAPRYPVESRRLREQGTVAIKVLVGPEGTVQELKLAESSGHSRLDKAALSAVRKWRFAPAKQAGKPVAAWVIVPIPFVLQG, from the coding sequence ATGCACGCCGCCTACCGGCGCACGTCCGAAACGCATCGCCTGCCATTTGGCGCAGGCGCGGATGCTGTGCTCCGGCCGGTGCAGCGCGTGTCCGCCGACACATCGGCCGCAGCCCGCAACGTCTATGGGCAGGACAGGCGGACCAACTGGCCGACGATGGCCGTGCTTGGCGTGGTCCATGCCGCAATGCTTGCCGCCCTTGTCGTCTTCGATGTCGTGCCGATCATGCAGCCGCAAAAGCCGGTGGTGATGGAATTGATCGAGGTGCCGCAGATGGTCGCGCCGCCGCCCGCCGCGGTCGAGGAGCCGACCCCGCCCGATCCGGTCAAGCCGCCGCTCGTCAATCCGGATCCGGTCGTGCAGCCTCCGGCACCATCGCCTTCGCCGATGCTGGCGGTTATTCGCCCGCCGAAGACAGAGGCTGTCGCCGCCGCTCTGGCAAAGGCGGCTGAAGGTCCGCCCGCACCGATCACCCCGCCCGATTTCAACGCCGATTATCTCAACAATCCCGCGCCGCGCTATCCGGTTGAATCGCGCAGGCTTCGCGAGCAGGGCACCGTCGCCATCAAGGTGCTGGTCGGCCCCGAAGGCACGGTCCAGGAATTGAAGCTCGCCGAATCGAGCGGCCACTCGCGGCTCGACAAGGCCGCGCTGTCGGCAGTGCGCAAATGGCGCTTCGCCCCGGCCAAACAGGCGGGCAAGCCCGTCGCCGCCTGGGTGATCGTTCCGATCCCCTTCGTCCTCCAGGGATAG